One genomic segment of Sphingomonas sp. KR3-1 includes these proteins:
- a CDS encoding sugar porter family MFS transporter: MNDTAQRANFGLIGAIVAVATIGGLLFGYDSGAVNGTQEGLKAAFSLDEAGLGFTVGSLLIGCVFGAFFAGTLADSMGRRNVMRLAALLFLGGALVQGMAHDHTIFVVARIIGGMAVGAASVLSPAYISEVAPANIRGRMTTVQQIMIISGLTAAFVVNYYVAKAAGSSLNHLGGIEAWRWMYLMQAIPAAVFLVALFFIPESPRYLVAKKRNPEALKVLTNLFGATDGALKLAEIQASFSVDHRPRLADVLSPNGFLGVRAIVWAGLLLAVFQQLVGINVIFYYGATLWQLAGFTENDALLINIVSGAVSIAACFVTIAVIDRIGRKPLLLIGSAGMAITLFVMVYAFSQGTLDTAGKLVLTPQMGMVAVIAANLYVIFFNVSWGPVMWVMLGEMFPNQIRGSALAVCGFAQWTANYIIAQTFPSMAKWSLTGAYTFYGVCAVISFFLVQKFIHETKGKELEAMEG; this comes from the coding sequence ATGAATGATACGGCGCAAAGGGCCAATTTCGGCCTGATCGGCGCCATCGTCGCGGTGGCGACGATCGGCGGCCTGCTCTTCGGCTATGACAGTGGCGCAGTGAACGGCACGCAGGAGGGGCTCAAGGCCGCCTTCAGCCTCGACGAGGCCGGGCTCGGCTTCACCGTCGGCTCGTTGCTGATCGGCTGCGTGTTCGGCGCCTTCTTCGCGGGCACGCTCGCCGATTCGATGGGCCGCCGCAACGTGATGCGCCTCGCCGCCTTGCTCTTCCTCGGCGGCGCGCTCGTCCAGGGCATGGCGCACGACCACACCATCTTCGTCGTCGCCCGCATCATCGGCGGCATGGCCGTCGGCGCCGCCTCGGTGCTGTCGCCTGCCTATATCTCCGAAGTCGCCCCCGCGAACATTCGCGGCCGGATGACGACGGTGCAGCAGATCATGATCATCTCGGGCCTCACCGCTGCCTTCGTGGTCAATTACTATGTCGCCAAGGCGGCGGGCAGCTCGCTCAACCATCTCGGCGGGATCGAGGCGTGGCGCTGGATGTACCTGATGCAGGCGATCCCGGCCGCCGTCTTCCTCGTCGCCTTGTTCTTCATCCCGGAGAGCCCGCGCTACCTGGTTGCCAAGAAGCGCAATCCCGAGGCGCTCAAGGTCCTCACCAACCTGTTCGGCGCCACCGACGGCGCGCTCAAGCTCGCCGAGATCCAGGCAAGCTTCAGCGTCGATCACCGTCCGCGCCTGGCCGACGTCCTCTCGCCGAACGGTTTCCTCGGCGTGCGCGCGATCGTCTGGGCGGGCCTGCTGCTCGCAGTGTTCCAGCAGCTCGTCGGCATCAACGTGATCTTCTATTACGGCGCGACTTTGTGGCAGCTCGCCGGCTTCACCGAGAATGACGCGCTGCTGATCAACATCGTCTCGGGCGCGGTGTCGATCGCCGCCTGCTTCGTCACGATCGCGGTGATCGACCGCATCGGCCGCAAGCCGCTGCTGCTGATCGGCTCGGCCGGCATGGCGATCACGCTGTTCGTGATGGTCTACGCGTTCAGCCAGGGCACGCTCGACACCGCCGGCAAGCTGGTCCTCACGCCGCAGATGGGCATGGTCGCGGTTATCGCCGCCAACCTCTACGTGATCTTCTTCAACGTCAGCTGGGGCCCGGTGATGTGGGTGATGCTCGGCGAGATGTTCCCGAACCAGATCCGCGGCTCGGCGCTGGCCGTCTGCGGCTTCGCGCAGTGGACCGCCAACTACATCATCGCCCAGACCTTCCCGAGCATGGCGAAGTGGAGCCTCACCGGCGCCTACACCTTCTACGGCGTCTGCGCGGTGATCAGCTTCTTCCTGGTCCAGAAGTTTATCCACGAGACCAAGGGCAAGGAACTGGAGGCGATGGAGGGCTGA
- a CDS encoding FUSC family protein: MRLSTKHRAHLGEAFHWTPIEPLTLRTLAIAMFAMGVPVITGFALGKPALGLVIGLGSMLLANETPGQAPGQATEGGHGWGASIVPALLAVPAAMLLGRVPWSDAAMVGLSAAAATLVNWSRPAAGGAVRFIIFLILNLGLSAAGGGAHRGGAALLFGIGALWRAVLRRLFRPRHAPAPAAPEAPPARVVTPRQRRIHFRRTMGTLQGWQYPIRLGFGLTAAVLLRDLWPERHLGWIVLTIALLTPRAIEHLPVQITQRVAGTLAGVALAGAILWLSPGHVLLAAMVVALGVAAPLARAGNYALYCLLSTPVILLAIDAGTEGEAGLLADRLIATLGGAAVIFAANWAMDRAMEGRKAT; encoded by the coding sequence ATGCGCTTGTCGACGAAGCATCGCGCCCATCTGGGCGAAGCGTTCCACTGGACCCCGATCGAGCCGCTCACCTTGCGGACACTTGCGATAGCGATGTTCGCGATGGGCGTTCCCGTCATCACCGGCTTCGCGCTCGGCAAGCCCGCGCTCGGGCTGGTGATCGGCCTGGGATCGATGCTGCTCGCCAATGAGACACCGGGGCAAGCGCCAGGACAGGCGACGGAGGGCGGGCATGGCTGGGGCGCGAGCATCGTGCCGGCGCTGCTGGCGGTGCCGGCGGCGATGCTGCTCGGCCGCGTGCCCTGGAGCGATGCGGCGATGGTGGGACTGAGCGCGGCGGCGGCGACCCTGGTCAACTGGAGCCGGCCCGCCGCGGGCGGCGCGGTGCGCTTCATCATCTTCCTGATCCTCAACCTCGGCCTGAGCGCCGCGGGCGGTGGCGCGCACCGCGGCGGCGCGGCGCTGCTGTTCGGGATCGGCGCGCTGTGGCGCGCGGTGCTGCGGCGGCTGTTCCGCCCGCGCCACGCCCCTGCCCCCGCCGCACCCGAAGCCCCACCGGCGCGGGTGGTGACGCCCCGCCAGCGGCGGATCCACTTTCGCCGTACGATGGGGACGCTCCAGGGCTGGCAATATCCGATCCGGCTCGGCTTCGGGCTGACCGCCGCGGTGCTGCTGCGCGACCTGTGGCCCGAGCGGCATCTCGGCTGGATCGTGCTGACCATCGCGCTGCTCACTCCGCGGGCGATCGAGCATCTGCCGGTACAGATCACCCAGCGCGTGGCGGGGACGCTGGCCGGCGTCGCGCTGGCCGGGGCGATCCTGTGGCTGTCGCCGGGGCATGTGCTGCTGGCGGCGATGGTGGTGGCGCTCGGCGTCGCCGCGCCGCTCGCCCGCGCCGGAAACTATGCACTCTATTGTTTGCTCTCGACCCCGGTGATCCTGCTGGCGATCGACGCGGGCACCGAGGGCGAGGCGGGGCTGCTGGCGGACCGGCTGATCGCGACGCTGGGCGGCGCCGCAGTGATCTTCGCGGCCAACTGGGCGATGGACCGGGCGATGGAGGGCCGCAAGGCTACCTAG
- a CDS encoding MarR family transcriptional regulator codes for MTDDSPLLQIALPALLRHARHTYGAAMRAALEAGGYDDIPGNGLYVIGALALGEAPLSQIIRELRVSKQAAGQLVDALVLRGYLEREVDSNDRRRLTVTLTERGRAAAETQIAAREAIDAELTARLGAEKLLHAREVLATLIDIGHDAEANTS; via the coding sequence ATGACCGACGATTCGCCCCTCCTCCAGATCGCCCTGCCCGCGCTGCTGCGGCATGCGCGGCACACCTATGGTGCGGCGATGCGGGCGGCGCTGGAAGCGGGCGGCTATGACGATATCCCCGGCAACGGCCTCTATGTGATCGGCGCGCTGGCGCTGGGCGAGGCACCGCTATCGCAAATCATTCGCGAGCTGCGCGTCTCCAAACAGGCGGCCGGGCAGCTGGTCGATGCGCTGGTGCTGCGCGGCTATCTCGAGCGCGAAGTGGACTCCAACGACCGCCGCCGGCTGACCGTGACGCTCACCGAGCGCGGCCGCGCCGCCGCCGAGACGCAGATCGCAGCACGCGAGGCGATCGACGCGGAGCTCACCGCGCGGCTGGGCGCCGAGAAGCTGCTCCATGCCCGCGAGGTGCTCGCGACGCTGATCGACATTGGGCACGACGCGGAAGCAAACACGAGCTGA
- a CDS encoding SMP-30/gluconolactonase/LRE family protein, whose translation MGVVTSAPVSVWSLAAPLLEGPIWVARDAALWFVDIKGHKIHRYDPGTGDKRSWDAPAQVGFVLPAESGGFVAGLQTGLARFDPSDGSFTPLADPEPHLPGNRLNDATVDPQGRLWLGTMDDSEVADTGAIYRLAEDGSCVPASPLCCITNGPAVSPDGRTLYHIDTLGGVIHACDLGADGSLTNRREFARIPNDQGYPDGPTVDAEGCLWVGLYKGSAVRRYSPAGELLETLAFPVDAITKIAFGGPDLKTVYATTANKHLTPEEKAANPTAGDLFSFRVSVPGVAGTSIRQGC comes from the coding sequence ATGGGCGTGGTGACCTCGGCACCGGTGAGTGTCTGGTCGCTCGCCGCACCGCTGCTCGAAGGGCCAATATGGGTGGCGCGCGACGCGGCGCTGTGGTTCGTCGACATCAAGGGCCACAAGATCCACCGCTACGACCCTGGAACCGGGGACAAGAGGAGCTGGGATGCGCCGGCGCAGGTGGGCTTCGTGCTGCCGGCGGAAAGCGGCGGGTTCGTCGCCGGGCTGCAGACCGGCCTGGCCCGCTTCGACCCCAGCGACGGCAGCTTCACACCCCTCGCCGATCCCGAGCCGCACTTGCCCGGCAACCGGCTCAACGACGCGACGGTCGACCCGCAGGGCCGGCTGTGGCTCGGCACGATGGACGACAGCGAGGTCGCAGACACCGGGGCGATCTACCGGCTGGCCGAGGACGGCAGCTGCGTACCCGCGAGCCCGCTCTGCTGCATCACCAACGGCCCGGCGGTGAGCCCCGACGGGCGGACGCTCTACCATATCGATACGCTGGGCGGGGTGATCCATGCCTGCGACCTGGGCGCGGACGGCAGCCTGACCAACCGGCGCGAATTTGCCCGCATCCCCAATGACCAGGGCTATCCCGACGGGCCGACCGTCGATGCCGAGGGCTGCCTGTGGGTAGGGCTGTACAAGGGATCGGCGGTGCGGCGCTATTCGCCGGCGGGGGAACTGCTTGAAACTCTGGCCTTTCCCGTCGATGCCATCACCAAGATCGCCTTTGGCGGGCCGGACCTGAAGACCGTCTACGCCACCACCGCCAACAAGCACCTGACCCCCGAGGAGAAGGCCGCCAACCCGACCGCGGGAGACCTGTTCTCCTTCCGGGTCTCGGTGCCCGGGGTGGCGGGGACGTCGATCCGCCAAGGATGCTGA
- a CDS encoding IlvD/Edd family dehydratase, which translates to MTTRTPVRPFRSREWFAAPGRADMAALYLERFMNYGITPEELTSGKPIIGIAQSGSDIAPCNRIHLETVKRARAGILAAGGIPMEFPLHPIFENCRRPTAALDRNLAYLGLVEILNGYPIDAVILTTGCDKTTPSSLMAASTVDIPAIVLSGGPMLDGWHEGELVGSGTVIWRSRRKMAAGEIDEAEFLKRAMESAPSSGHCNTMGTASTMNSIAEGLGMSLPGCAMIPAPYRERGQMAYETGKRIVEMAYEDLRPSNILTKASFLNAIRLLTAIGGSTNAQPHLVAMARHAGIDITPDDWRSGYDLPLVVNMQPAGEYLSERFHRAGGIPAVLTEMLANGALDGSVMTCTGKTLAENITGHPVTDRAVIFDWDQPLKQKAGFLVLSGNLFDMAIMKTSVISDDFRARYLSRPGHEGVFEGRAIVFDGSDDYHHNINDPALGIDANCILVIRGSGPIGWPGSAEVVNMQPPDALIQQGIMSLPTLGDGRQSGTSDSPSILNASPESAAGGGLAWLRTGDVIRIDLNAGTCDALVEADEIARRKTEPAPPIPESNTPWEELYREKVGQLGEGGVLDFALKYRKTSEKVPRHNH; encoded by the coding sequence ATGACGACCCGCACCCCCGTCCGCCCCTTCCGCTCGCGCGAATGGTTCGCCGCGCCCGGCCGTGCCGACATGGCGGCGCTCTATCTCGAGCGCTTCATGAACTATGGCATCACGCCCGAGGAGTTGACGTCGGGCAAGCCGATCATCGGCATCGCGCAGTCGGGCTCGGACATCGCGCCGTGCAACCGCATCCATCTCGAAACCGTCAAGCGCGCCCGCGCCGGTATCCTCGCGGCGGGCGGCATCCCGATGGAGTTCCCGCTCCACCCGATCTTCGAGAATTGCCGGCGTCCCACCGCGGCGCTCGACCGCAACCTCGCCTATCTCGGGCTGGTCGAGATCCTCAACGGCTATCCGATCGACGCGGTGATCCTCACCACCGGCTGCGACAAGACCACGCCGAGCTCGCTGATGGCCGCCTCCACTGTCGACATCCCGGCGATCGTCCTCTCGGGCGGCCCGATGCTCGACGGCTGGCACGAAGGCGAGCTGGTGGGTTCCGGAACCGTCATCTGGCGGTCGCGGCGGAAAATGGCCGCCGGCGAGATCGACGAGGCCGAATTCCTCAAGCGCGCGATGGAGAGCGCCCCCTCGTCGGGACATTGCAATACGATGGGCACCGCCTCGACGATGAACAGCATCGCCGAGGGCCTCGGCATGTCGCTCCCCGGCTGCGCGATGATTCCCGCGCCCTACCGCGAGCGCGGCCAGATGGCGTACGAGACCGGCAAGCGCATCGTCGAGATGGCGTACGAAGACCTGCGCCCCTCGAACATCCTGACAAAGGCAAGCTTCCTCAACGCGATCCGCCTGCTCACCGCGATCGGCGGCTCGACCAACGCCCAGCCGCACCTCGTTGCGATGGCCCGCCACGCCGGCATCGACATCACCCCCGACGACTGGCGCTCGGGCTATGACCTGCCCTTGGTGGTCAACATGCAGCCCGCCGGCGAATATCTCTCCGAGCGCTTCCACCGCGCCGGCGGCATCCCCGCGGTGCTGACCGAGATGCTGGCGAACGGTGCGCTCGACGGCAGCGTGATGACCTGCACCGGCAAGACGCTGGCCGAGAACATCACCGGCCATCCGGTCACCGACCGCGCCGTGATTTTCGACTGGGACCAGCCGCTCAAGCAGAAGGCCGGCTTCCTCGTCCTGTCGGGCAATCTCTTCGACATGGCGATCATGAAGACCAGCGTGATCTCCGACGATTTCCGCGCCCGCTACCTCTCGCGCCCCGGCCACGAAGGTGTGTTCGAGGGCCGCGCGATCGTGTTCGACGGCTCGGACGACTATCACCACAACATCAACGATCCGGCGCTGGGGATCGACGCCAACTGCATCCTGGTGATCCGCGGCTCGGGCCCGATCGGCTGGCCCGGCTCGGCCGAGGTGGTCAACATGCAGCCGCCCGACGCGCTGATCCAGCAGGGCATCATGTCGCTCCCGACGCTCGGCGACGGCCGCCAGTCGGGCACGTCGGACAGCCCCTCGATCCTCAACGCCTCGCCCGAAAGCGCGGCGGGCGGCGGCCTGGCCTGGCTGCGCACCGGCGACGTGATCCGCATCGATTTGAACGCGGGCACCTGCGATGCGCTGGTGGAAGCCGACGAGATCGCCCGCCGCAAGACCGAGCCGGCCCCGCCGATCCCGGAGAGCAATACCCCCTGGGAAGAGCTCTACCGCGAGAAGGTCGGTCAGCTCGGCGAGGGCGGGGTGCTCGACTTCGCGCTCAAATACCGCAAGACCAGCGAGAAGGTGCCCCGGCACAATCACTGA
- a CDS encoding LacI family DNA-binding transcriptional regulator: MSRPSRRSRGTVTVQDVARAAGVSAMTVSRVVNGGSNVRETTRQAVLEAISKLNYSPNSAARSLAAGEATQIGLLYSNPSAAYLSQFLIGALAAARRAGCHLVLEACEGERADEQAEATRQFASTSVEGVILPPPLSEAAPVRAELETAGIPWVSVAMGLPPERSLNVRIDDAAAASAMTRHLIDQGHRRIGFIRGNPNQTSSAERHRGFVEAIEAAGLDINAMPVEQGYFTFRSGIVAAERLLDRKDPPTAIFASNDDMAAAAVGVAHRRGLHVPQDISIVGFDDTSLATTMWPELTTVRQPIAAMAESALTLLLARLRAHRAGTTDKLEEQVLDHELILRESSGPPPGAGARPAPAKKGFR; encoded by the coding sequence ATGAGCAGACCCAGCCGCAGAAGCCGAGGCACGGTCACCGTACAGGATGTCGCACGCGCTGCCGGCGTGTCGGCCATGACGGTGTCTCGCGTGGTCAACGGCGGATCCAATGTTAGGGAAACAACCCGCCAGGCGGTTCTCGAGGCGATCTCGAAGCTGAACTATTCGCCCAACAGCGCGGCGCGCAGCCTCGCCGCGGGCGAGGCGACGCAGATCGGCTTGCTCTATTCGAACCCGTCGGCGGCCTATCTCTCGCAATTCCTGATCGGTGCGCTGGCCGCGGCCCGGCGCGCGGGCTGCCACCTGGTGCTCGAGGCGTGCGAAGGCGAGCGCGCCGACGAGCAGGCCGAGGCGACGCGCCAGTTCGCCTCGACCAGCGTCGAGGGCGTGATCCTGCCGCCGCCGCTCTCCGAGGCCGCGCCGGTCCGCGCCGAGCTCGAGACCGCGGGCATCCCCTGGGTCTCGGTCGCGATGGGCCTGCCGCCCGAGCGCAGCCTCAACGTCCGCATCGACGACGCCGCAGCAGCCTCCGCAATGACCCGGCACCTGATCGACCAGGGCCATCGCCGGATCGGCTTCATCCGCGGCAACCCCAACCAGACCAGCTCCGCCGAGCGCCATCGCGGCTTCGTCGAGGCGATCGAGGCCGCCGGGCTCGACATCAACGCGATGCCGGTCGAGCAGGGCTATTTCACCTTCCGCTCGGGAATCGTCGCCGCCGAGCGGCTGCTCGACCGCAAGGATCCGCCGACGGCGATCTTCGCCTCGAACGACGACATGGCCGCAGCGGCCGTCGGCGTGGCGCATCGCCGCGGGCTGCACGTGCCGCAGGACATCAGCATCGTCGGCTTCGACGACACCTCGCTCGCCACGACGATGTGGCCCGAGCTGACCACCGTCCGCCAGCCGATCGCCGCGATGGCCGAGAGCGCGCTGACGCTGCTCCTCGCCCGCCTCCGCGCGCACCGCGCCGGCACCACCGACAAGCTCGAGGAGCAGGTGCTCGACCACGAGCTGATCCTGCGCGAATCCTCCGGCCCGCCGCCGGGGGCAGGGGCCAGGCCCGCACCGGCGAAGAAGGGGTTCCGCTAG